The DNA region GTAAACATGTCCTGGTTGAAGTACAGGAACACGAACTCGCCGTAGTTGGGAACTCCGTAGTAGGAGCCCGAACCCATCACGCCGTTGGCGTCGTACTTGGCGATGGTGGAGATGCCCGCGCCGAGCTTGTCGGCCCAGCCGTACTTCGCGTAGGCGTCGTCAAGGTTTTGGATGATGCCGGTCGCCGCGAGCTGACCCGCGGTGCCGTTGCCCTTGTTGTACTCGGACACATCGGGGGCGTCAGAGGAGTCGAAGAGCTGTGAGGCCGAGGCGTTCAGGGTCTCGAACGACGTGCTCTGGTGGTCGACCTTCGCGCCGGTCTGGGCCTCGAAGATCTGGATTGCCTTGGCCCAGGCGATGCCCATGGCCGAGTCTGCACCCTCGTAGTCCATGACCTTGAGGGTCTGGCCTGCGTATTGACCTGCGCCGCTGCTGGCGCTGGCGGGTGTGGTGGTGCTGCCCGAACCGGACGAACACGCGCCGAGTGAGAGGGCGCCGACGGCAATGGCTGCCGCCACAATGCGCTTGCGGTACTTCATGGGATTCCTACCTCCTTGTAGTGGCCGGGGGGCCGTGTGTGAAAGCCTGACTCGTCTGTCGAAGCGCTTCGATAGAATTTCGACGGATGCGATGAAGCGAGGGGTGCGACATCAGCGAGCTTGGCCGGAAGGCACTGCCGCGGAAGCGACCGTGCCACGAGACTGGTAGACGGGGGGGACGAGGGTCACGGCCGACGATGGCCGCGTGCCTTCAATGAGGCCGACGAGAATGTCGACCGCGACCGGGCACGTCAGCGCGGGGTCGAGAGGGAGGGCGTCGAATGGAAGAGGGGTGCGGGACAAGACGGGGGTCATTCCGGCCGCGATGACCGAGACGTCGCGCGGGACGGCAAGCCCGCGGTCGGCCAGTGCCGCCGTGAGCAAAAGCGCCACGGCGTTTGCCGTGCTGAGCACGATGCCGGTGGTGCCCGGCTGCTCGCGGAACAGGATCTCGAGCGCGTCGGCGGCCTCGTCGCTCGGAGGGCTCACGATGACGGCGTCGAGGCCGCGCGCGGCCGCATAGCGGGCGAACTCGCGCTGGATGCGCAGGGGGTAGTTGGACTCGCGGGCGAGGGTCTCGCGGGTGTGGCCAATGAGGGCGATGCGCGTGTGGCCGGCCTCGACCAGGGCGTCGATCGACTGCCGAATGGACGACTCGAAGTCGAGGTCGACGCACACCAGGCCGTCGGTGTTTTCCGGAACCCCGATGAAGACGGTGGGGCAGCTGATCGATCGCGCGAGTTTCGCGCGCTCGTCGTGCGCGGCGACGTCGAGGACGATGATCCCGTCGGCGAGGGCGCTGTTGGCGGATCGCTTCATGCCGGAGAGCGCGTCGTCCTGAACCAGCAACAAGGTGTCGTAGTCGCGAGTGCGCGCCGCAATGGTGACCTCCATGGCGAATGCCATGTGAGCTGTGGGATCGGTGTCGGCGTGGAGAGGAGCGGTGACCGCGAGGATCTCGGTGCGGTTGGCGGCGAGGGCTCGGGCCGATGCACGGGGTGCGTAGTGGAGGGTGGCGGCGGCATCCTCGACGCGGCGCTTCGTGTCGCTGCTGATGCTCCGCTTGCCTGACAGGGCATACGAGACGGTCGAGATCGATACGCCCGCTGCGCGGGCCACGTCCTCGATTGTCGCCATGTGTGACTCCGTCGTCATGTGTGCGGCCGGATCGGGGGTGTTTGCCCGATCGTCGAAGCGCTTCGATGCGCCTCATGAAAGAGACTATGCGGACAACCTGGAAACAATCAAGGGCGTTGCCGAATTGTTATCAACCGGTTCGGTGAGGGGCCTCAGCCCTGGCGCCAGGGCAGGCCGCTGGCCTTCCATCCCTGAACGCCACGGTGGCCGTCCTCGTCTGGCGCTCCCTCGAAGCCGTCGAGAATGTTGTAGGCGGGACCCATGCCCGCAGCGGTGGCGGCGCTAGCGGCTCCGATGCTCCGCTGGCCCGAGCGGCACAGGAACACGATGGGTGCTCCCGTCTCTGGGCTCATGCCCGCATCGCGAAGCTGATCCACGAATTGGGTGTTACGGGCGCCCGCGGGGTAGTTCACCCATTCGGCGAAAATGGGCTCGCGACCCGTCTCGGACGTGTCGGGGACGCCCGTGAAGCGCCACTCCGCCTCGGTGCGCACGTCCACCAATATCGCTGCGGGATCACTTAGCAAAAGTTCCCATGCCTCTTGAGGTGTCAGGTCGCCCGCGTACTCGCTCATTGCTTCTCCTCGACGGTGAGTTCCCCCACAGTGTAGGCAACGCGCGCCGATGCGGCTAGGGGCATACGATATGGCGATTGATCAGGGGCGATGCTGGGCGTTTGTCGAGGTGGTTCGAAGCCTGGGGCGGGCGACGGGCGGCAGCGCCGACCACGGGAAGGTGATCCACTTGTCCGTGCGCTTCCACACGTAGTCGGGCTCGATGATCGAGTGGGACTTGGCGTACAGGGTGACGGTGCGGACCTCGCCCGCGTGCTGCGACATGAGCGCCTTGACCAGGGCGAGGGTCTCGCCCGTATCGGCCACGTCGTCCGCGATGAGGACTTTGAGGCCCTTCATGTACTCCGTGTCGAGAAGTGGCGGGAGGATGATCGGGGCGGGCAGGCGCTCGTCGATGTCCGTGTAGAACTCGACATTCATGGTGCCCACGCCCTTGGTGCCGAGCGCGTAGGAGATCGCGCCGCCCACCGGCAGGCCGCCGCGAGCGATGGCCACCACCACGTCGGGCATGAACCCGGAGTCGACCACCATCTGTGCGAGCGCGCGGGACGCGTCCCCGTAGCCCTGCCAGGTCAGGACCTCGCGCTCCTCGCCCGACATGGGAACTCCTCACTCGGTCCTTGCGATCGGTGAGGCGAGACTACCGCGCGGGTGCCGGCGCCCCAGGGCAATGGGTTCCCCGCGCTACGCGTCGCGCCAGCACCATAAATCGACATCCACTGCGGTGACCACGCGTGTGCTGCAACGCGAATGTCGATTTGTGGTGCTCACGCGACGGGCATTGCGCTTTCCCGGTGCGCTCGCCGTCGGGGTACCTGCACTCGCAGGATCACGAGTGCCACGACCGCGGACAGCACCGCGCCCATGATCACGATCCCCAGCACGCCGAGGGCGAGTGCCGTCACCATCGTGCCGTTCTGTCCGGGAGTGTTCGCGGTGAAGCCGTTGGTGCGGTCAATCATCAGCGGGAGCCCCGCGATGACGGCGCCGCCAAGAGCGCCGATGACCGTCCCCACGAAACTGGGGAGCGTGAGCCGGGCGGCCGTCCCCTTGAGAGCCGCCGCGTGGTCGAGGCCGAGCGCGCTCGCCACTCGGGCGTCGTCCTCGCCAAGCCTGCGAGTCGCCGCGAAGGTCGCCGCGCCTATGAGGTGCACAGTAATGAGGACCGCGAGCGTCAGGCGCCACTGCAGCAAACCGCCCGCGTAGCCCACCATGGAGGTGAAGCCAAGGGTCGCACCCCTGAACAATCCGTTGTACGCGCCGTCGCCAAAGAACCCGCCGTTCGCGTCATTCACCGCAGCCCAGGTCGCCATGCTCCCTGCCGTGAGGGTGTGCAGGGTGATGAGCGCAGCGGCCTGCCGCGGGTGCGCGAGCATCTCGATGCCCGCGCGCAGCGCCCACGGACGGTCCGAACGCGATAGCCGGGCGCCGAGCAGCCTCGCAAGCCTGCGCGATGCCTCGACCAGGATCGCGAGACCGGTGACGACGAGAGCGAGGGTGGTCACTCCCGCGGTCCAATTCGTGACGGGCGTGGCCGGCGTGGCGCTCACCGCCCACAGCAAGATCCCGTACAGCACCGCCGCGACAACGACTACGGGCCAGACGGGGACCCGACGCGAAACCTCCACCTCGTCGATGGCGGCGACGTCCTTAAGGGCCGCTGCGGGAGCAACCCGAGTTGAGAGGAAGGCGGGAACCGCGGCCATGACGCCCCCAAGGACGACGGCGACTATCCCGGCGACAAGGACCGCGTACGCAGAGAAGGAGAACGCGATGGGCGGGGCGTCGAGTGTCGATGCCTGCCGGATGGCGTGAGCGACCCACGCCGCCGCCGCCCCCGCGGCGATGCCCACGATGCCTGCGACGACGGTGACGGCTGCTCCCTCGCCGAGCGATGCGAGGCCAACCGTGCGACGCGTCGCGCCCAGCGCCCTAGCGGTAGCGGACCACCGCACGCGCTCGTGAGCACGGGCTCTGCCCGCCGCAAACGCCATCACGACCACTCCGACGCTGAGCATCGCGGCCAAGACCCACGGGGTGGTACTCGGAGACGTGAATCCCGCGGAGCCCCAGGTGAAGGAGGGTGTGGTGTTGAGAGTGTCGAGCGGGGGGTAGTCGCCCGCCCAACTGAGATCGACGCTCAGGGATGGTTGACCGCCAGTGATACCTGGGTCTGTTGCGCGAGAAGAGGGGTCATCGGCCGCAGCCACGGCGACGGAGTCGGCGAGGAGATATATGCCCGGCGTCCACTCCTGGCTTGTCCAGCCTCCGATGGAATAGGAGACCCCCGACACCTTGAAGGTGCCCGCAGGCGAGCCGTCAACGGTGTATCGCAAGGTGTCGCCCACGTCGACGCCGAGCCCTTGTGCCATCCACGGCGAGAGGACGACCTCGCCACTGCGAGGCGCCTTTCCCCTTGCGAGCACCTGACTCCATGGGAAGTCGCCGACGACCGCGGTGGCATTCCATGTAAGAGGACCTCGGCTCGCGGCGGGTGAGCCATCGCCGGGCACAATCGTGAGCGGTATGGAGGCGGTTGCGACGGCGCGGACGCCGTCCGCTTGGGCTTGCGCGACGGTCGTGCGGAGTTGTTCCCACGTCATGGACGCGTTTTGCGATGATGAGGAAACGGGTGGTGTGGCCGCCTCTGAGCCGGGCGCGATCACAAACGCCCCGTGCTCGAATGGGTGGCCCTGAAGCGTGTTCCCAAATTGTGCGTGTGCCTGCTGCGTGGCGCCCAGGCCCATCGCGAAGGCCACCACCGCCACCGTCGCGGCGATGAGCGTGGCCGCCCAAATGACATACGAGCGCTGCGTGCGCAACTGCTCCCTGATGAGCGTGAGAATCATGGCGCCCCTTCCGTGGTCGCGATGCGTTCGGCGGGCTCGAGCGCCTCCGAGGACCGCTCCCCGGGCAACGCGCGGGCGGCCCAGTACGCGGGAACCAGGCTGAGGGCCGCCGCGAGCAACAGGCTGAGGAGCAACGTGGCGCCGAGCGCCCACGCCGGGTACGGAGCGGTGCTGGGGAGGAAGGTGGCTGGGGTGTTCGTGTTCGTGTGTGCCAACAGCACGGCGTTGGTTGCCCAGCCCATGACGCCGCCAAGGACCGCCACGGCCCCGCCCGTGATCGACGCCTCGATAAGCGCCGCCGCCGCCACCTGGCGCCGCTTGGCCCCGAGCTCTCTCACGGTGCCCACCCACCGAGATCTGGACTGGACCTGATTGCGTGCTGCGAGCCCCGCGGCAACCAGTGTGGCCACAGCGAACAGCACGGCGAGCGACGTGGTCAGCACTTCTTCCGCGCCTTTAATCCGATAGCCCGAGGGTGCGCCGCCAAAGTCGCCGCCTTCGTCGCTCGCGATGTACGGCGCCGCGCTAGCAGGGACGGACCCGTCCCACCAGAAGACTCGAAAGAGCACCGCAGTGACGGCGCCGTCCGCGTTGAGCTCGGCGAAGGATCCGGTGCTGACTGCCAGCGCGCCCGCATCCTCGAGCGAAACGACCGCGGAGCCCATGTTGTACTCGACGGCATCCGACGAAGGCTCCCTCAGAATGCCCGTCACCGTGAGCGTGAGGTCGGCGCCGGGTACGTCCCTTTCCGCGGTCAAGGACAGTTCGTCTCCCACGCCGATGCCAAGTTCCGTGGCAATCTGCCTCGAGATCGCGACCTCGCCTTGGTCGGGTGCGCGGCCCTCGGCGAGTGCCAGCGGAGACAACGGATCAACCGCATTGAACATGTATCTTCCGCGAAGGCCCACGATCGACGGGTAGAACTGCTCCCAGGCGAAGACTCGTGGGTCCGCAGTGTGGATGTCTGCAGACAACTTGGCTAGCGCTTCGGGTTCGGCGATACCGTTGCCTGAACCACGCTCGACGCCCGGGCCGTTGGTCCACGCCCCCACGAAGGCCATGTGCTCTCGGTCCGTGCCTTGCGCGTGATCGGCACGCGACTGCTCGGCGGCGCGGGTGCTGACAGACACCATCGTGAAGGACGCGAGTTCGACGGCGAAAAGCACGAGCACGAGCGCGCCCCGCGCAGGGAATCCCTGGCTGCGGCGAAGCTCGCGCAGGAGCGTGCGAATCACGACAGCACCCCCGAGTCGACGGGCCGGTGGTTTTCCACCGGCGTGCGGCGCTGCAACGCACGTGCCGCGACGGCTGCCGACACCCCGAAGACCACCACGGCACAAGCGCCGATCAGCAACAGAGGCACCCAGGGAACCGAGCTCAACGTCCAGCGGAGGTAGGAGTCAGTGATGACGCCGCCGAGCGATTGGCGTGCGAAGTTGACCGCCACCGCGACGTGCGACAGCGCTCCCCAGCCCAGCCCGACCGCGATCGAGAAGGCCGCGACGACGGTCGCCTCGACCACCACTGCCGCGCGCAGGGTGCGCGGCTGGGCGCCGAGAGCGGCGAGTGTCGCGTCGTCCCTTCGCCTGCGCCGTGCGACTCCCACGCTCAGCGCGGCCATCGGCACGATGACGAGGATCAGGAGCATCCCCGCCTCGATGAGGTTGCTGACCCAACTCGTGCTCGACGACCCCCCGCCGCTGTATCCGTCGAACGTGATCCCAGGGCCTTGCGGTGATGTCTGGTCAAGCGTGGTGATGAGTGCCTGCTTGTCGACACCCTGGGCCGCGTACACCAGGAGCGCATAGGCGTTGGTCTTGAAGGTGACGGCTGAGCCATTGACGTAGGTGCCGCCGCAGCCGGCCGCGAGGGACACCGAGCCGGTGGGGATGAATCCGTCCACGCCGCCGGACGAGCCACATCCACCAATGGTGGCGGTGGGATAGCGCGATAGGAGATCCCGGAGGGTCTCGTCCACGCCGGTGAGATCGTCGGGGTTGATGAGAATCGGCGACAAGTCGGGAATGGACTCGTGCATCCTGCCGACCACGACCGCGCCCACGCCCTCGATGCCGCGGTATTGGTCGATGACCAGTTGTGGATTGCCGGTAGTGGCGAACGCCACCGTCCTCACGTAGCGGTCCGACAGAGCGGGGCTCGTGGGACCGGCCGCGAGGATGGCCACCAGGTACGCCATCGCCCCCAGCACGCCGACGATCCTTCCCGCGACGGCAGACGTAGTGCTCGCGCGGCCCTCGAGGATGACGGCGAGACGGGGTGCACCCACCCTCTGTGCTATGGCGGCCGATGCCCGCAACACCGCTGGCGCCGCGCCTCGTGCCCACGGGATCACGACGGCCAGCAGCATCGCGCCGAGAGCGATTGCGAGCACCGCGAGCGCGATGCCGGCGGCGTTCTTCGCCACGAAGTAGGCGTCACCTTTCGCCTGATTGTGCGCGAGCGCGAGGCCGACGACCAGGCCGGCGGAGGCGGCGCCGATGCCGCCGATGGTCGCCGCGCGTAGCCGCAGCGAAACGCGCCTGGGCGCCTGCTCGGCGATGTCTTCGTGCAGCCGCTCGACGGGAGTGCGACGCGGTCGCGTCGCGTCGATCACGTGTGCGAGTACGAGCGCCGCTGTCACCACGGCGGCCGTGCTGAGGCGGACGAGCCACAGGTCGGCGTCCGTGGTGAAGAGGGGCCATCCGGACTTCGCAATCACCGCCAGTTGCAGGATGCCGGTCAGGACATACGCCCCGCCGATGCCGATGGCCGCGTGACGGCCGCCCGTCGTTGCGGCCTTGCGGACGGCTGCGGCGCGGGTCTGGCCCAGGGCCGCCATGACGGCGATGTCCCGAGGCTCGTTCGCGTCCCGCAGACCCAGCACGCCGACAAGGATCGCGGTGAGAATCGCGAGGGGAATGGCAAGTTCAATCGCGATGAAGATCGCCCATACCCCGAAGGTGTCGTACGAGACCGACATCGAGCACGAGGCGCGCTGACACGACAGGCGGTCCCACGGCAGGCCTAGCAGCATCACAACGAGCGCCGCGCTTGCGGCGATCCATCCGGCTAGCCGTTTCATGCTGCCCCCTCCTTGATGGCTTCGCGCAACTGCTCAACAGGTGTCCGGCGGCCCATGGCGGCGGCGAACACCGCGGCGACCGCGGTGGTGAGCAGCACGGCCGCCAACACGACGGCGCCGATGGGGCCCCACGAGATCTGGGAGGCGTTCCAGTGCAACAGCCACATCGTGTCGCCGAACGACAGCGGTGCACCCGGCGCGAACAGGGTGGGTTGCGTGGTCGCGATCGCGAGGATCAGGCCCGCACCCACGCCCGACACGACGGCGGACAAGGTCGTCACGAGCATCTCCACCACCGGCGTCAGGCGAAGAGTTCGCGGCGATGCGCCCAACGCGGCCATGGTGGCGAGTTCGCGTCGTCGGTCGCGCGCGGAGCGTGCCGCCAACGATCCCACGAGCGCGACGCCCAGCAGCAGCCCCACGATCGCCGCGCCGACGAGGGCGGCACTGGCGCCCCCGCCGGTCGATGTTCCGTAGTTGCCGTAGTCATATGTCATGGGCGCGACGTCGGTGCGGCTTCCGATGTGGGCAGCCAGGATCGCGTGCATCGTGTCCAGTTGTTCCTGCGCGGTGAGGCCGTCCGGGTGGGCAAGTTTCAGCCACAGTCCGGTCACGGGGGGTTCACCGAACCGGGATCGAGCCCATGCCGCGTCGATGAAACTGGCCGGCAAGTTGAGCCCGGAGCGATAGATCGGATACCGAGTGCCGTCGACCATGAGCCACGTGGGACCGGCTGATCCGACTGCAGATGTGATCAGGAACGGGCCGCTGCCTTGCATCGCCACTCCCGGAGCAAAGCCAAAGGGACGAAGGCCGTCGGGCGAGAATCGCGTCAGGGCGCCAGGGTCGACGACCACATAGGTGCCGATGCGCCAGTTTTGCTGGACGCAGTGATCTCCGCCGCACGTGATCGATGGGGGGTTCTCAACGCTCAGGGTGTCGGCGCGGAGGTAGGCGAACGGGATGGCGATCAGGCGAGTGTCCGCCGCAAGACTTTCCACAAGGGTCGGGTCCAAGGTGGCCGTGGGGTACCCCTCGGGCGGGGCGGTGGCCTGCATGTCCTGGTTCGCAATGACGGAAGGCGTGACGATGGCGAGGGGCAGGAACGCATCTGCCAGCTGGTTGCGGGCCCTGGAAATGTCGCTGGCACCTGAGACCCACGTGACGAGCCCCAACACGATCGCCATGGTTCCTACCGCGATGCGCCTCTCCGTCGAAGGGCGAGCGAGTGCGTCGCCTGCCTGGAGCAGCACGCCCCGGCCCCGCGAGATGAGCGCGCGCCCCGTGACCCGCGATAGCAGGCCTGCCATGGAGGCGACCGCTCCCGTCACCAGCACTACGCCGCCCAGCACGAAGACCAGCACGGCCGGTGACACCCACCAGTATTGGGGTGCAGATCCCCAGTGTGTTGGTGAGGCTTCCCATCGAATCGGGAACACCCGCCGCCAAATCAATCCCGCGACGGAGACGACATACAACGCGATCGCGACCAGTTTCAAGGCGCGACCCGCCCGTTCCCGCAGTCGCGAGGGTCGCACCGAAGCGGGGATGGCGCCCGGTCCGTCAGACGCCCCGATGGCGGCAAGAGCCGCGACGACGTAGACGGCCACCGTCGTGGTCGCGCACATGACGAAGACCAAGACGATGCCGGCGAGGCCCGCCGGCTCGAAGTGACCGCCGCGGAGGTAAGAGTGACCGTCGAACCAGGGAAGCAATTGCCGCGCCGCGGCCCCCAGGAGCACCAGTGAGCCGCTCACGAGGATGCCGTGCCTCAATCCAAGCCGGGCCTCGGAGATGACGACGCGGCGCAAGGTGCCGCCGAGCGCTCGCTCGGTATTCCACTCGCGTGCGCGTGCCGACACGGCGAGCCTGCGGAGGCTCACGGCGACCACACCAAGGATCACCATGAAGAAGGTTCCGTAGACCGCGACCGCGACCAGCACCGCGTACGGGTTGTCGCGCATGTTCGGGTCCTCGGCGGGGCCCATGACTCGCCCAAAGCCCAGCCCGCCAAGGAGCGCTGCGATGCCGATCGTGAGCGATGCGAGCCACCTCATGACACGCCCTCCTTTATGGCCTCGCGGAGTTGCTCCGTCGGCGTGAGGCGCTCGAGGCGCGCCCGCGCAATGACGGACGCGACCGCTGCGGCCGCGATCGACGCGAGCGCAAGGAACGTGACCGTGCCCCACGGTGCGTGGTCGATGTCGAAGGTGATGCCCTTCCACGCGAGGCTCCAGGGGACGCGGTCGCCGCTCACTGCGAGCCAGAGTCCCGATGCGGCGCCGAGCACCACGCCCATCGTGGCCCCGGCGGACGTGACCACGGCCGACTCGATCGCCGTGCCCCACCTGAGCGCACCGCGCGATGCCCCGAGAGCCGACATCGTCGCGTAGTCGTGACCGCGCGTCTTCTGAACGCTGAGCGACAGCGCGACCACGAGGCCGACGGCGAGCATGAGTAGTGTTCCCGACACCGCGAGCACTCCGGTGCGGTTGAGGGGCCCCGAACTCGCGCCCCTTCCGCCGAGGTCCTGCACGTGCAGGCCAGTCAGGTCGTAGTCGGCGATCGCGGTCGTGACGCTGCCACCTGGTGCGTCGTATAGCAACACCGCGCTGGTCACGCCCGTGCCGAATTCGCGTTCGGCCCATTCGCGCGGGAGTGCGGAGAACGGGCCCGCCACTAAGGGGGTGGTGACCTCTGCCGACGCGGCGCCGATCGTGAGCACCGAGGGGTTGGCGCCGCCACCCATCGCCACGGCGCCGTCAAAGTACAGCGCCCGGGCGGCGCCCTTGCTGACCTTGTCCAGGTCCTTGGCGCTCACCGCCAGGTACGTGGTGGTGTGGGGGTTGATGACGATGGCTGGGTCGACGGAGGCGACGCGGGCGGTGAGCATGTCGGCGGTGACCACGACGATGCGGTCGTCGGCTTGGAGGTTCGCCACCAGCGTCGGGTCCAGGCCTTGCTGTTCCCAGCCGATGGCGGGCGCAGGTGCCGTGCCGAGGTTGAGGTTGGGTAGCCCCGCAGTCGAGATCACGCGAACGGGAGTGAGCGTGGCCCCCGCCTCGTTGCGGGCACCCATGGCGTTCAGTATGACGCCGATAGCGAGCGTGCCGCCGAGCACAAGGCCCACCGCGCCGATGGCCACGGCGCGCGCAGGTGCGGGGCGCGTGAGCCCGTCGCCCGCGATCCTCGCCGCGTTGCCGCCGTGCAGGAGCGCCTTGCCCGCGAGTCCGCTCAGCCATGTGGCTGCCCGGGCGCCTGCCCACACCACGAGCACGGGCAGGCCGACGCCGAGCACTAAGCCGTACGCCAGTATCCAGGCTGACAGGAGTCCCGACGGCACGGACGAGGATGACTCGAGCCTGGGAGTCACGAACGCCGACACCACGACGAAGGCCGCCAGCGCGAGGGGAACGGCGAATCGCCTGAGACGGCTCTGGGGTGCGGGACCGGAAGTCACACCCATCGCGGCATCGACGTCATAGACGGAGGGTGCGCGGCCCGTGCCGCGCGTGATCCACCGCGCCACTACCCAGTACGCGAGCGTGGTCGCCGCGACAGTCAGGCCGACGATGGTGAGAAGCATCCACAAGGTGGTTGAGTTGAACTGACCGCCGAGGCCCGCCGCCGACTGGGTCATCGCGACGCCGAGCCCTGAGCCCGAGAGCGCGGCGAAAGCGCCGTGAATGAGCCCTAGCCGAGTCTGGTGGCGCACGAGTCCGCGTCGAGGCGCGCCCAGGTCCATGAGTGCGCGGAACTCTGCGCGATGAGAGGCCGCGGCGATCGCGCGAAACGCGCCGATGAGCGACGCGAGCAGTCCGATCAGGAACGGCGAGTAGAACAGCATGATCCAGAAGCCGAAGACTCCCGGATACATCATCGGGAAGGTAACCGAGCCCTCGTTTGGCCAGTGTTCAAAGAGGGGTGGTTGGCTGAGCGCAATGGCCAGCGTGAGGAGCCCGATCAGACCGGGCCCCACCCACCGCAAGAGGCCCAAACGCGGTGTGCCGTCGGGCTGCGTCCTGGACCTCATGACACTCCCTCCTTTATGGCCTCGCGCAGCTCGTCAACAGGCGTGCGCCGCGCGACCATGAACCCGTAGACGGTGGTCGCCGCGACCGCGAGGACCCACGTCGCGGCTGCGATCGCGACCATCTGGCCCCACCCGATGTGGGTCAGGTTCCACCACAGTCCCCATGCCGTGTTGCCAAGGTCGAGAGGCGCCCCGTCGACGAGAAGCGTGGGGTGTTTGATCACCGCGGCGACGATGACGCCCACTGGCAGGCCAACGACGAACGCGAACCCGAGGGAGATCGCGGCATCGATGGGCACGGCGAGCGCGAGCGCGCGGGGCGTGGCCCCCAGCGCAGCGACGGTCGCCCGCACGCGGCGGTTGGTCCTCACGGTGCGCACCGCAAGCACGATCATCATGCCGCTTGCCAAGATGCCGACGACCACCGACAAGACACCGAGCGCGCCGCGCGAGAAGTCGTGGACGCTGCGAAAATAGGCGACGTCCTTGGCGCTTAGCGCGGGAGCTGGTTGGGCCACGGCGCCCGCGCGCGCCGCAGCATCGGCGACGTACTGGAAGCGGTCGCTCGCGGGGACGTCGTCACCGACGTACTTGACCATGGCCCCGACCACGGGCACGTCGCCCCATACCGATTCGGCCCATCCGCGCGTGGCGAGCGTGGAGGCGTTGAACCACGGGCGGTGAAAGAGGGTCGCGGTGCCCAGGCCGGTCGACACGTCGATCACGCGCTCGGGAGCGGGGAACCGGAGGGTCCCCTCGTCGATGTCGGGGCTGAGCAGGAAGCCGTCTTGAAGGCCGAGGGGCCTGGCGCCGCCCGGCGTGACGCGGTCGAGGTCGCCTGGCGACACGATGGTAATCGGGGCGGTGGGCACGGTGGAGTCCACGGGGCCCACGGTGACGCGACCAAAGGGAACGACGGCGAGCGAGGGGTCGGCCTCGAGCGCGGCGATCACCGCGGGATTGAGCGCGACTCGATCGACGCCGACGACGGGATCCTGGGTGCTTTGCGCCGAGCCGGCGGGCTCCACCACCGCATCGAACGCGAGTGAGTCCACCTGGTGTGCGGTAGCGCGATCGATGGTGAACCCGGCGACGGAGCCGCACAGCACGATGGCCACGAGCGACAACGCGCCGAGTTCGATCTTGGAGTGCCAGAAGTCGCGTCTGCCGACGGCGCGGCGAGACTCGAGCGTGTGCCTCGCGATTGCCAGGGAGCCGCTTCCCCCCACCGGAAGCAAGCGCGCGAGGCGGCGCACCGCCGCGACCACGACCTGGTCGAGAACGATCAAGCCGAACACGTAGACCATCCACATGCACACGAGGCCGCTGATGAAGGCGAGGTTGCCCACCGGCGCCCACTGTCGTTCGCCCAGCGTGCCTGGAGTCCAGTGGAACCGCGCCCACACCGTCACGCCGAACGCGGCGGACATGATCGCGAGGCCGATGCGCT from Demequina lutea includes:
- a CDS encoding FtsX-like permease family protein — protein: MKRLAGWIAASAALVVMLLGLPWDRLSCQRASCSMSVSYDTFGVWAIFIAIELAIPLAILTAILVGVLGLRDANEPRDIAVMAALGQTRAAAVRKAATTGGRHAAIGIGGAYVLTGILQLAVIAKSGWPLFTTDADLWLVRLSTAAVVTAALVLAHVIDATRPRRTPVERLHEDIAEQAPRRVSLRLRAATIGGIGAASAGLVVGLALAHNQAKGDAYFVAKNAAGIALAVLAIALGAMLLAVVIPWARGAAPAVLRASAAIAQRVGAPRLAVILEGRASTTSAVAGRIVGVLGAMAYLVAILAAGPTSPALSDRYVRTVAFATTGNPQLVIDQYRGIEGVGAVVVGRMHESIPDLSPILINPDDLTGVDETLRDLLSRYPTATIGGCGSSGGVDGFIPTGSVSLAAGCGGTYVNGSAVTFKTNAYALLVYAAQGVDKQALITTLDQTSPQGPGITFDGYSGGGSSSTSWVSNLIEAGMLLILVIVPMAALSVGVARRRRRDDATLAALGAQPRTLRAAVVVEATVVAAFSIAVGLGWGALSHVAVAVNFARQSLGGVITDSYLRWTLSSVPWVPLLLIGACAVVVFGVSAAVAARALQRRTPVENHRPVDSGVLS
- a CDS encoding FtsX-like permease family protein, giving the protein MRWLASLTIGIAALLGGLGFGRVMGPAEDPNMRDNPYAVLVAVAVYGTFFMVILGVVAVSLRRLAVSARAREWNTERALGGTLRRVVISEARLGLRHGILVSGSLVLLGAAARQLLPWFDGHSYLRGGHFEPAGLAGIVLVFVMCATTTVAVYVVAALAAIGASDGPGAIPASVRPSRLRERAGRALKLVAIALYVVSVAGLIWRRVFPIRWEASPTHWGSAPQYWWVSPAVLVFVLGGVVLVTGAVASMAGLLSRVTGRALISRGRGVLLQAGDALARPSTERRIAVGTMAIVLGLVTWVSGASDISRARNQLADAFLPLAIVTPSVIANQDMQATAPPEGYPTATLDPTLVESLAADTRLIAIPFAYLRADTLSVENPPSITCGGDHCVQQNWRIGTYVVVDPGALTRFSPDGLRPFGFAPGVAMQGSGPFLITSAVGSAGPTWLMVDGTRYPIYRSGLNLPASFIDAAWARSRFGEPPVTGLWLKLAHPDGLTAQEQLDTMHAILAAHIGSRTDVAPMTYDYGNYGTSTGGGASAALVGAAIVGLLLGVALVGSLAARSARDRRRELATMAALGASPRTLRLTPVVEMLVTTLSAVVSGVGAGLILAIATTQPTLFAPGAPLSFGDTMWLLHWNASQISWGPIGAVVLAAVLLTTAVAAVFAAAMGRRTPVEQLREAIKEGAA
- a CDS encoding FtsX-like permease family protein — its product is MRSRTQPDGTPRLGLLRWVGPGLIGLLTLAIALSQPPLFEHWPNEGSVTFPMMYPGVFGFWIMLFYSPFLIGLLASLIGAFRAIAAASHRAEFRALMDLGAPRRGLVRHQTRLGLIHGAFAALSGSGLGVAMTQSAAGLGGQFNSTTLWMLLTIVGLTVAATTLAYWVVARWITRGTGRAPSVYDVDAAMGVTSGPAPQSRLRRFAVPLALAAFVVVSAFVTPRLESSSSVPSGLLSAWILAYGLVLGVGLPVLVVWAGARAATWLSGLAGKALLHGGNAARIAGDGLTRPAPARAVAIGAVGLVLGGTLAIGVILNAMGARNEAGATLTPVRVISTAGLPNLNLGTAPAPAIGWEQQGLDPTLVANLQADDRIVVVTADMLTARVASVDPAIVINPHTTTYLAVSAKDLDKVSKGAARALYFDGAVAMGGGANPSVLTIGAASAEVTTPLVAGPFSALPREWAEREFGTGVTSAVLLYDAPGGSVTTAIADYDLTGLHVQDLGGRGASSGPLNRTGVLAVSGTLLMLAVGLVVALSLSVQKTRGHDYATMSALGASRGALRWGTAIESAVVTSAGATMGVVLGAASGLWLAVSGDRVPWSLAWKGITFDIDHAPWGTVTFLALASIAAAAVASVIARARLERLTPTEQLREAIKEGVS